In the genome of Parus major isolate Abel chromosome 3, Parus_major1.1, whole genome shotgun sequence, the window GAATCACTTTCTCCAGGGCTGTCTGGTGAGCAGCTACTCAAAGTCCTAGgctgatttctcttttaaaaaataataatagaaaaaatctGACTAAACTCCCCGAGTTGTTCCCAAGCAGCATTTGTGTGGgttgctgcagagcagtgcagtgAGACACCCTCCAGACATGAACGGATGCTGCTGTGTGAGGTCTGTTTCTAATAAGACCAGCTCCACTTCTACGTAATCTGTTTTGATTCAGTCCGATTATTTTATGTGGAGTTGCTGTCTGATTTAGACCCAAGAGGTTAGAAGTCAGAGTTTAGCAGTACCTCTGTGTGGGGAGCTGGTACGGCTGCAGTGAGGACCCTTTTCTGGGAGGAAGGATGGGGTAACCATGGTGGTTCTGGTATGTGCCAGCCTTTTCCACCAGCTGGAGCTACTTCCCTGTTCCCTGCATGCAGGGCTGATGTCCAAAGGCAAAGAAAGTCTTACAGAACTGGAGGAATAATTAGCAACAACTAATTTGTTTGACAAATGCTGCCTCTGTGTTCACAAATTGGCTGTGAAGAGATCACCATattctctgctttatttgttATTCTGAGTTATTTGCTGAAGGATTGGTGCCAAGCAATTCCTGGCCTGTGGCTTATTTGCAAGCCGATCATTATGGGTCATTCAAAGCCAAGTCCTTTTGATTAGACACGTGATAAGGCACTACCCAGGCATTTTACTATGGCCCTTTGGCTCAGGTTTCCACAACTGGTGCTTTGACCACCACATCGGAGTGTCTTTTTGGAAAACATTGTGTAACGCTTTATGAAAAGAGCCTGTTTTGATGAATGTTCCTGACAGTGAATGCACGTATTGGGCTTGGACAAGCTATGGATAGTGTGTACAGCATGGGCAAAAAGACTGCCCAATCCAACCACTTTCAAACAAATCTAGCAGCTACTGATGGAATATTCCTTTTTAGCTCTGGTAAAATGTTAAGAACATCCATCCAGATTAGGGGCTTCTGCCCCACCTGTGCAGTTTTTGCAAAGCAGAGTCTCtgaaacagataattttttaattgctgaagGCTCTCGGAGCAGAAATTTTATTCCAAACATATTTCAATGAGATCTGTACATTAAAGGGCTCTTGAAAATTTTACACAGGGGTCCCAAGTAAGCATAGCTTCTGTGTGTATGGTCAGTGCTTTGCCATACTGGAGATATTTGtgtgcaaatacatttttaccCTGCACTCATATGGGGTGGGAGGTGAGTGGGAGGAGCTGTAGCAGGGAGAGCTCCTTACTGGGGGAAAAATGCTGCTTAGCAAAGTGGAGGTactgcccccccccccccccccccccccaagaTGGACATTGTGATGGAAAAAGCTTTTGGGCCTATATTCTGTGTCCTGCAATCCTGGAATTGCTTGTGTTGCTCAGTGAGCATTCAGGGGCTCATATTACATGCAGGTGAAATCACAGGCACAGATCAGATCctgaaaaaagctgaaatgagCGAGTGGAAAGCCCAGAGCCTGAAGTAAACTTACTCAAACTGCAAACATCAAACTTAGGGAGCTAGAGCAAGCCAAAACAAACTAGGTTGAGGTTGGAGtaaaattaacaataaaaagaaaagatagtAAAACTGTGAATGTCTCACTTGTGACATTGACAGTGCATGAGGATATTAAAACTGAAGCTTCTCTGAAGAGGTGTTTCCATTCTCTGCTGGCAATCTGTGAGACATGTGCTTTGCCAGGTGTCAgggttttgctttcatttacaGTCACCAGGCCAGAGTCCCTGCAGCACACATGTGCTGGGTGAAACATAAGGCACAAGGCTGGAGTGCAGGGCTGAGCACGTGTCCAGAATCCCCATGCTGAGCTGTCTGCATGGCTTCTGCATGCGGGGTGCCACAGCAGAGTGGGGCCACACTTGCCCACTCTGTGCCCTGCTGTACTGACTCCCTGGCTTTGGCCATGGCACAAATCTATCTGCTGCTGATGGGGTTTGTAAAACCTTGTCTCAAACCCCAAAAGCTAGGCATAGCTTCGACCAGGTCTTGTGAGCTCCTACTCACTTCCTCTGGTTTCACAAGAGTGTAACTGCATGGGTTTTTATGGAATTGCTCCTGATTTACATCAGTGAGGATGTCAGCTGGCCTCAAGAAGCCCTTGATATCGCTGGAGCCTTGCCTGCTGATGCAAGAAGCAGTGTGTTATCTTGCTGAGTGCTCAAAAACCTGAGGTCAGATTTTTGGGTGGTGTAAATCATTGTTGCTTCACGGACTTCATGGGAGCTCTGCTGATTTCCCTATCTTTCCCTGTACACTATCCCGACCTTCAAGCAAACAACTATTTTTGTGTGGGAAGcagcagatattttctttcaagaaaggCACTTACAACATTGTGCTCTGGTTTTGCTTAATGTACCACCCAAGTTGTGAAACAGTCAGAGCATCATTTATCTGTTTGGCCTTGGTGCAGATTAACTGTCCTCTTACACAatcctctccctgtgccctgctccttCTACTCACCCTTCCGCTAAGACCTGGTGCAGGCAGAGATACTGCATGCTTTCATCTTCTGCTGACATCAATGATGAGGGGGAGTGCTCGGCATCCTGCTAGAccaggcttttttcctttgcattgcAGTTAAATCCTCACAAACTTTAAGGAAAGCCTTGCTCAGATCTGATTGGATTTTCTTGGTACTTGCCCACAGCTGTCACcggaggaagaagagaaacgAAGGATCCGGAGAGAGAGGAATAAGCTGGCAGCTGCTAAGTGTCGTAACAGGCGTCGAGAGCTAACAGAGAAACTCCAGGCGGTATGTACCCTGCGtacatttcttctctctcattACCCACCCTTCCGATCAGCTCCAAGGGCGTTGTTCTTCCTCCACCAGCATGTTTGAGAAGATGCTTCAAATACACTCTGCCTTTCTTGTCCAAGGCTGCCCAAGGGTACTGTTCCTATATCAACAGTAACTGATGAGGAGGACTTGGGCCTGGAGCTTAAGACCCTAAAATTCTCTTTCCTGAGTGCTCAAAATGTCCTAGGAGCTCTCTTCTCTCCTTGGTTCTCAACTAACTAGCACAAGTCTCCCTGACTCTGGTCACCTTTCATAAGTGGAAATAAAGACACTGTGTGCCTCACAGGCAggctttaaagagaaaagcacCAAAGAGGTAGGATCATCTAAAAGCTGTAGGAAACAAGGCAGATATGTGTACCTATCAAAGCTATACCCTTTAAGCTTACTCCTTCTTTGGAGGTGGGATAGTAACTCACTGACTTCAAAAAGGAAGCACCACAGAGATATGTACCCTGATACTGTATGAGTAGTAATTAGTAAAGCTGGAGAAGGTAGAACTGAGCATAAGAACAAAGGGATGATGGGTAAGGCACTGGTTGAAGAGAAGACAAGATTGGGCTGTGTGGAATTAGCTGGAGGAAAGGCTTCAGTGTTCCTGGTCAAGAACCAAGAGCCTGGTTTTATCCAATGATCTTGTTaacaagcacagcagcagtgaaagcaCACCTGTCAAATGTGCTACTGCTTCAAATTAGGAGGTGTTCTCAGTGTAGGGGAGGCAGGATATCCTATAGAAATGTTGTGACTAAAGTGATAGAAGTGAGAGCAGTGTGCAAAGTGGGAAGTCATATCCTGAAGGGCTGAGTGTGAGTTTTGTGAAGTTACGAGTTCCTCACATGGGAAGGTACTAACTGCTCCCAGACTGACTATGATCCATCTGCATGATGTGACCATGGGAAAACTAAATGTATTAATCGTAGGATGCATCAGGGGGTGATCTAATGTTAGTCCTTTGGGCAAGAGTTAGACAAGTGTCAGACCTAAACTGGAATATGcactaaagaaataaaatggaaacagtTTAGCGACTGCTATAGACTACCTCTGTCAAAGTGCAAAGAATATTACTAGCCTAACATAATAAAACAATGGGAGGAGATCTGGGTCCTCTGCTAAGGTGTCTGTCAGGCAGGGAGCAAGGGAGAAGACTGAAGTCACAGGCCAAGACAGTAGCAAAAACTTGCCATCAGAAAATTAAGGCAAATTCGTGAGATTATAACCCTTAGATGGTGATGTTTGGGAGACATGTGAAACATAAGATGCTCCACTGGCAATGACCTGGTTGTCTGCTTGGCTCATTAAGAGTCTGGGTGTATCTGCCTGTGCCAGATGGGGTCTGGACTTGGTGGCCCTGTTCCATGTGAGTAGTTTGAGCctttgctattttatttattccctttttgTCTGCAGGAAACTGAAGTACTGGAGGAGGAGAAGTCAGTGCTGCAAAAGGAGATTGCTGAGCtccagaaggagaaggagaagctggagtTTATGCTGGTGGCTCATAGCCCTGTGTGCAAAATCAGCCCCGAGGAACGTCGGAGCCCACCATCCAGCAGCCTCCAGAGCATTAGGACTGGAGCAAGTGGAGCTGTGGTGGTGAAGCAGGAGCCTGTGGAGGAAGAGATCCCATCTTCCTCTTTGGTCCTTGACAAAGCCCAGAGGTCTGTCATTAAGCCCATCAGCATTGCTGGAGGTTTTTATGGGGAGGAGGTGGCACTCAACACTCCCATTGTGGTGACCTCAACACCAGCCATCACTCCTGGCTCTTCCAACTTGGTGTTCACCTACCCTAACGTGTTGGATCAGGAgtctcctctctccccttctGAGTCCTGCTCCAAAGCTCACcggaggagcagcagcagcggggaCCAGTCCTCAGATTCTTTGAACTCTCCCACCTTGCTGGCATTGTAatccccctgcagctccccattTTGCCAGTGTGTTATATCCCCCACAGCACCATGGGGGGAGCCCCCTCCATGGGATTAGAGACAGGCACAGGATCGTTCAAGCACAAGGGCAGCAAGAACAAGGATGGGGAAGTGCTACAGCTCCAGGAAGGAGAGTGAGGACCAACGCCAGCTCCCTGGAGGCAGGAAACAGGAGGGTGGGACTGACATGCCAGGGTTGTTCGGAGAGGGTGATGTCCCCTCTGTAGGGACTGCCCATGGAAACCTCTTTGTGGCTATAGTGGACTTGGGGAGCACTCCTGGCCAGGACTAAAGGCGAGCTGCAGACAGTTGCTAGTCATTCCTTTCCTTTGTGGATTGACCTGATCGGTTGTGCTCTGTGCTTAAATCATTCTGGTTAGTGGTCTTACAACTTCTCTCTTTTGTgcttgctctctctctctctctctgcttatTATTTCCAATGTTGTCGATCCCATTACATTTCACTCAGTTACTCTGAACTCTAAAGTCTTATTAGGATCTGACCTCTTGGGAATAGCTGTGGAAAACATGTAGGGTTGCCCAGACAGAGGGATGACAGCTGGGAAGACCAGGAGATGGGGGGGACCAAGAGGAGCCCAAGAGCTCAGCAGCAAGGGCAGAGCTTGTAGTCTCTAGCCTGAGgcacagagacagcaggagGCTCATGTGGaagcctttcttttttaaaaagatatatttATCCCCTTGGGCTCCTCAAAAAAACAAGTTAGCATCTCAGGGCCAAAGTAGCatcagaaaagctgctgtgctgacacGTAGCAGTCTCTGGCAGGGTTTTACCCTAGTTCACTGGATATCAAGTCTGCTGCTTGTTTACTTTTCCTGGGCTGCCTGCTGTCTAGGGAGTATTACATCTTCCTTCCCATCAGGGCTCCTGACTCAGAGGCTGATCTCTTCCTGTTAGTAAGTCTTCCCCTCCCCTTGGCCATTTGCAGAAcatgctacaaaaaaaaaggtggcaCCACATGCCTATAAATCTAGGATGGAgactggcagcagctgagacaGTGAAATTAGCTGGCTGTACCCTTGCTGATTTTTTCATTGTtgggaaacaaagcagcatGTATCCACCAGCACAGCATAGGCCACAAGGCCCCAGCTCCTGACCAGGCAGGAATGGCATGGATAAAGTGTTGACCCTGTTGAACTAAAACAGCTTCTGACAAGCTCTGGCAAATGACAGATTGACAGTTGGTGAAAATCATTTGGCATTATTTGCCCCTTTGTCTTTGGCCTCTGGTTTTTCTTTGCATTACAGTTGATCTCATTTTGTTGTGGTTGATTGGCCTGAAGACAAAGAATCAAACCAAAGGGCTCTTTCCCTAGTCTTGGGTCCTTCTCTAGCCCATGGACTTGACTGTTAGTACTAAGTGCTTACAGAGAGCAGAAGCTCTCCAGTGCTCATGTTcaccactgaaaacagaaatgtgtgtaATCTGTTTCTGCTTGGAGCCAAGCTCAATTCCTGTTGATGTCAAGGCACTGGCAAACCATGACCCTGTGCACGCTAGGATTGCCCAGCTTGCCAGCTAAACTGCTTAGGAGATAGCTCTTTGGTCCTGCTTATTGAAGCTGTGGTGTCAGctattttttttggtgtgagattgtctttttcttttatacacacacacacacacataattttttttaattttttttttaatcaaccaAAACTTGGACATTTCTTGTTCAGGCTGGACCTGGAGAAATGCAACATACATTATAGGGCTAGCTGTAAGAGATGCAATACTGCTGCAGTCCCCACCAACTCCACTGGAAATTTATAGGGTTTAGTCTTGTGGAACTGGAACTTTACTCagcaggggtggcttctgtcAAACTCTGGCCACTCCCATTCCTTGAATCATTTCAAAGGGACACTATTCTGCATCTAAAGGTGGACTTTGACTTTTTTATTATAACTATTATTTTTAACCCAGGTATTTACCAAACCTGCTAGAAATATGTGAGTGATCTTTTTGCTTCATAAAGCTGATTGGATTTAGGCTTTTTCTATATTGCTTAAACACTTCCATTTTGATATTGGTGCTACAGGTTTCAAATGGAGGTTCTGCAGAAAGTGAAATTAGTTAAAGGAGTTGTATTGTCTTTACATGTACATCAAAACTTCCTTTTTAATAAAGTAGATCTT includes:
- the FOSL2 gene encoding fos-related antigen 2 isoform X2, whose translation is MPGSGSAFIPTINAITTSQDLQWMVQPTVITSMSSPYSRSHPYSHPLPPLSSVAGHTALQRPGVIKTIGTTVGRRRRDEQLSPEEEEKRRIRRERNKLAAAKCRNRRRELTEKLQAETEVLEEEKSVLQKEIAELQKEKEKLEFMLVAHSPVCKISPEERRSPPSSSLQSIRTGASGAVVVKQEPVEEEIPSSSLVLDKAQRSVIKPISIAGGFYGEEVALNTPIVVTSTPAITPGSSNLVFTYPNVLDQESPLSPSESCSKAHRRSSSSGDQSSDSLNSPTLLAL
- the FOSL2 gene encoding fos-related antigen 2 isoform X1, which translates into the protein MYQDYPGNFDTSSRGSSGSPGHPETYSSGAAQQKFRVDMPGSGSAFIPTINAITTSQDLQWMVQPTVITSMSSPYSRSHPYSHPLPPLSSVAGHTALQRPGVIKTIGTTVGRRRRDEQLSPEEEEKRRIRRERNKLAAAKCRNRRRELTEKLQAETEVLEEEKSVLQKEIAELQKEKEKLEFMLVAHSPVCKISPEERRSPPSSSLQSIRTGASGAVVVKQEPVEEEIPSSSLVLDKAQRSVIKPISIAGGFYGEEVALNTPIVVTSTPAITPGSSNLVFTYPNVLDQESPLSPSESCSKAHRRSSSSGDQSSDSLNSPTLLAL